The genomic stretch TCGGCCTCCGCCAGTGTTGTCGTCATCTCCGCAAATGTGCATGACAGATCACGGCACATTTTCACATACTGGCTGCCCTGTCCGGGAAACACGAAAGCCAGCTTCCCGTCAGCCGGACCGCTCCCGTAGAACGCATGCGACAGACTCCACGACGAATCGTCGGCAGCTTCGGCGAGCCGGGCGTCGATCGTCGAAAAGTGTGTGCGCGGATCGACGCCTTCCTCCAGCACGATCAACAGGCGATGCCCTTCGTCGATCGAAAACGCGCTGCGCGACTGTGAAGCGCGATAGGCAAACAAATCTGGATTAAATCGTTCCGACCCCGCAAACTCGATCCATTCCGAAAGCTCATCGCGAAGTTCGTCTCGCGTCGCCGCCGACAGCGCGATTATCTGAACCGAACCGTCCCAGGCCGCTGCGGGCAGCGAAGCATCGTGCTCCTCCAGAACCGCGTGAAAGTTGCTCCCGCCGAATCCGAAGGCACTGACGCCCGCGCGACGCGTACGACCCGACGGCGACAACCACGGTCGTAACTCCGTGCTGACATAAAACGGGCTCTCTTCAATGCCCATTTTCGGATTCGGCTCACGCACCTTCACCGTCGGCGGCAAGGCCCGGTGATGAATCGCCAGCGCGGCTTTAATGAGACCGGCCACTCCCGCCGCTGCCTTCGTATGGCCAATCTGCGATTTGACCGAGCCAATCGCACACCACGATCCAACTCGGGCCGTCTCGCCAAAGACAGTCTTCAATGCTTCAAACTCGGTCACATCGCCGACTTTGGTGCCTGTGCCGTGCGCCTCGATCAGTTCCACCGTATCCGGTCCGATGCCTGCCAGCCGATAGGCCTCACGCAACGCTCGAGACTGGCCTGCGGCGTGCGGCGCGTAAATGCTCTGCGAGCGGCCGTCACTGGAGGTGCCGATTGAGCGAATCACCGCGTAGATGCGGTCGCCATCGCGTTCCGCATCCTCGAGTCGCTTCAGCAACACCATGCCGACTCCTTCGCCGAGCACCGTTCCGTCGGCATCGGCGGCAAACGGCCTCGCATCGCCTGTTGGCGAAAGAGCGGGGGTCTTGCTGAAACACATGTACATGAAGATGTCGTTCAGCGTGTCGGCGCCGCCGGCCAGCGCCATCTCCGAACGGCCCAGCGACAGCTCCATCATTGCCAGATGAATGGCACTCAGCGAACTTGCACAAGCCGCGTCAACCGCGCAGTTCGTCCCGCGCAGGTTCAGCCGGTTCGCGATTCGACCAGCAACCACATTGCCGAGCAGCCCAGGGAAGGAATTTTCCTGCCAGGAAACATAGGAGTCGGCGATTCGTGCGACGACTTCCTCCGCCACTTCCGGTCCGACGCCGGCCTGCGAAAGGGCCCGCCGCCAGATCGGATGCCCAAGACGCGCCGACAAGGGCAGAACAAGTTCCTGCGTGCCCGTCACGCCAACCACCACGCTCACGCCGTCTCGGTTGAAGTCGCGATGTTCACCATATCCGCCGTCCTCAAGCGCAGCCTTCGCCGCAACCAGGCCGAGCAATTGCGTCGTATCAGTGGCCTCGAGAATCGTCGGCGGAATGCCGAACTCCGTCGGGTCAAACGGCACCGGCGAGACAAAACCCCCGCGAGCGCAATAAGTCATGTCCGGCTTCTTCGGATCCGGATCGAGGTAGTCGGCGGCATTCCAATGAGTCGAAGGCACCTCAGCGATGCCGTCGCGGCCGCTGCGCAGCGTTCGCCAGAACTCCGTTAAGTTTCGTGCAGTCGGAAAGATGCAGCCCATGCCGATAATGGCGATGGGGGTCTGGGGGATGTCCTTGTTCAGGTCGGCTTTGTTCGACACCAATCGTCCTCGAAGCGCGTGGGAATGGAACGGCGTACGGATGGAAATTCAATAGTATAAGGGCAAAGTCCCCGACTCGCATGTCAGCCCTAACCTACTGACACAAAATTAATTAGGAAGTGCCCGCCTCCGCAGGATTGAGATGGGGAACGCCACGCCATCACGCCCCGGTTGCCCTGCTTTATTTACTCGGAGAGAGCCTTCGAGGTACGGCATCCGCGGACACCTAATACGCAAGTATCGCTTCGATCTCTTCCATGGTCGCCGGTGCAAATCGCTCCGCCGCCGCCGGAAGGGCGACGCTCTGCTGCTTCAACGAATTCGCACGCGCCAACACACACGCGCCGACAAGAAGATTCATCGCGACGACTGCAACTTTTCGGTTCTCAGGCTTCTCGAGAAACGTACCTTTTGACCACTCATTGAACGCCCCCATCGCCGGGCCGCACCATATCTGAAAATCCACCTTGCGCGACGCATCGCCCGCATTAGCCCAGTTGGATGACTGACCCAGGTAGCTGCGGAACACCAGCGCCATCTTGTGTTTGGGATCCTGTTCGGCTCGGTCAATCTGGCTCGGATCGCGCGTTCGAAAGAACTCGCGTGTGGATCGCCAGGCTTCCTCGAACGTGCATCGGAGACAGTCGCGTTCAATGCTCGAACGCACCGCCGCTGGGACGGCTTCGAGACTCTCGTACTCTCGATACACGTCGTAGAGCTTCCTCGCCCGCACCGGAAACATGGTGCCCCACTTAAGCACCTGAACCTTGACGCCCATCTCAAACATGTCCGCGGCTGGCGCCATCGTGACATCGGCCTGACTCGCGTGCGCAAGCATCTCGCGGACGATCGACGAGGTGCCGGCCTCCACGCAAGCCTGATTCACCGAACCTGTCATTACAAACGCCGCCCCCATCGAAAAAGCCGCGGCCGCACTCGCCGGCGTGGCGATCCCGCCGGCGGCGCCGACTCGCAACGGCATCGAAAATCCATGAATGGACTGCAATTCGTCCCGAAGCGCGATCATCCCCGGAAGAAGCGTCAGCGCCGGACGGTTGTCCGTATGCCCGCCCGAGTCCGCCTCGATGGTCAGATCCTGTGCCACCGGCACCTGTTTCGCCAGTTCCGCCTGCGCCGCGCTGATGGCACCCTGCTCAACCAGTTGCCGCAGAATCGCCTCCGGCGGCGGCGATAACATCTTGCGAGCCACCTCAATTCGAGAGACTTTGCCGATCACGCGATTTGGGCACACGATTCGCCCGTCAGCTTCGCGCCGGATGCCGTGCACGCGATATCGCACCAACGGCAGCGTCAGGTCGAGGTATGCCGACGCATCGACCAGCCGCACTCCACGTTTCAGGTACAACTCCACGACCCCGGCCTCAAGCAAGGGTTCGTTCGGACTGTGAATCAGGTTGAATCCGAACGGTGCCTCGCCAAGGCTCTTCTGCAATCGGTCGATCGCGGCGGAAACACGTTCCAGCGGCAGGCCGGCCGATCCGAAAAAGCCAAGCATCCCGGCGCGACTCATCGCTTCCACGATTTCGCAGGAGCCGATGCCGTTGGCCATCGCACCGGCAAGATAGGCATATTTCAATCCATAATCGGCCCGAAACGTCGGATCCCCGAGCGACTCCGGCCCAATTGGCGGCACATACGCCCTCAGCGGATAGCTGCGGCCGACCGCTGCCGCATCCGCACCGATCACGCACCGGCCGTCCACCGCAAAGCCAACACCGTCGGGCAGATCATATGCAAACACCGATCTTCGCAGTCGCCGCATAGCCGATGCAGGAGACTCGGTACCCGCCGGCGCTGCTGCATCACCCGGAAGGTACCACCCCAGCGGCGACGACTCACCGGCACGGGACCGTCCCGCTATCGTGACGGCATGAATCCGACCCGCCGCGGATTCGAGCGTCACTTCCGTGTCACTCCCGTCAATCGGAAGCCCGCGAGCCACCTTGACTCCCAGGTCCAGCAGGACATTGGCGCCGGCGAAAAGCGTCCCAACCGCCAGCCGGGTACCGGCTTTCGCGCCTTCCGCCGCCGTCTCCATCGCACTTCGGCCGCTCTCCAGCGCCGATTTCGCGAAGGCAGCTAGATTCGATTTCTGCGGTTCGCCCGTCTCGCTCATCACAATTCCCCGTCTCGAGCTGTCAGCATCGACCGCGACGTCCTCAACGCTTTAACGCGGCTCGCTCTTCCATTGCACGACGCAGATCAATCGGAATCTGAAACACCGTCGTCTCCTCGGCCGTGGTCACATACTCGACGCGGCCGTCGCCGCATTTGCGAAGACGGTCGACCACGCCCTGCACCACATCCTCTGGAGTGCTCGCGCCGGCCGTCACTGCCACACAAGTGACACCATCAAGCCATTCCGGGCGAATCTCATCCGCCCCGTCAATGAGAAATCCTCGCACGCCCCGCGCTTCGCCGACTTCCACAAGGCGCGCCGCATTGCTCGAATTCCGCGATCCCACAACCAGCAGCAACTGCATTCCCCGGGCCGACATCTCCTTCACCGCGTCCTGCCTGTTCTGAGTCGCGTAGCACACGTCGTCGGTCGGCGGAAGCTCCAGATAGGCGAACCGTTTGCGCAGCGCCTCGATCACCGCCTTCGTATCATCCACGCCGAGCGTCGTCTGCGTCAGAACCATTAGCTTATCATGCGGAGGCAGCACAACGGTCGCCGCCTGGGCCTCATTCTCCACGAGAGTTATATGCCCAGGCGCTTCACCGATCGTGCCGATCACTTCGTCGTGACCATTGTGACCGATCAGCACAATGTGATATCCCAGCTTGACGAATCGATGAACCTCGAGATGCACCTTCGTAACCAGTGGACACGTCGCGTCGATAAGTCGCAGATTGCGCTCCCGAGCCTGATCAAAAACCAGCGGAGCGACGCCATGCGCACTCAGGATAGCGACCGAGCCGGGCGGAACGGCCGTCAATTCGTCGACGAAAACGGCGCCTCGGCTCCGCAGATCCCGAACGACATGGCTGTTATGCACGATCTCGCGCCGCACATATACTGGCGGACCGAAGGTCTCCAGCGCCAGATCGACGATCTTGATCGCCCGATCAACGCCGGCACAAAAGCCACGCGGATTCGCCAGGAGAATCTTCATCAGTCCCAATGCACCTCGTTTGCCGAGCACCGCGGCGGTATCCCATCCACCCAGTCCGTAGCTCGCCGCGCGGCCGGAGACTCGGCCCGTGCCTCATCACCCCAAAATCATAGCAGAACCGCAACAGGCCGCGATGGAAATGAAAGAGCCGGCCCCGATAATGACTGTCGGAACCGGCTCCGTGTCTCTCGAATTTTCCAATGCGTCACGTCCAATCGACGCTCATTCGCCTCCGCCCGACATTCGACCGCCCCCCGGGCCCGGCTCACGCGACGTGTCCGGAGGCGAACCCTCGCCCGGAGATTTCGGCGCAACCGGCGACGCGGCTGTATTAGTCGCGCCGCTCGATCCTCCGCTGGCCACGCGCGGCTCTCGCGGCCGTAAGTGGCTGCCATCGTCGTCGGACAGCTGCGCGATTCGCGTCGCGCTGAACCGCTGATTCGAATTATTGCCCGCTTCCTCGAGCGACAACACTTCGTGATACAGTTCAATCGCCTTGTCGCGATCATGCAGCCGGAAATCGTAGATCACCGCCGCGTCAAACCTCGCCGGGTGCGGAGTGCGCGGGTCGAGCGTCCATGCCCACTTGAGATAACGAAGTGCCAGTTCGTTGTCCGGATCGTCATGCCGCAGAAATTCTTTGTAGATGTTGCCGATGTAGTAGGCCGCGTCGTCGACCTTGTCCGATGTGGGGTACTCCGCAATCACGCGCTTGAAAATATCCACGGCCTGACGCGGTTCCGGCTTGTTCAAATACGCGAATCCGACAAAAGGAACGCCGACGAACTTGTCGTAAAGCTTGAAGCCCTGCTCAAACAGAGCGTCAGCCTCCGGAATCGAGTCACGCGGTATGACCTGCACCTGCACGTTCTGCTGCATGGGCGTCTGCTCGGTCAGATAGGGATAGACCTCGATCCGCTCCGTCAGTTCGCGCTGCCGACGCGCCCAATTCGCCCGGTTGATGTCCCCGACATTCAGATAAGCCCGCTCCATCTGAATCAGATGGTTTATGTAGTCCGATCGCTTCTGAACCATTTCCTCGACCAGGTCGGGAAAATTGGCCGACTCCGATGACGCCGTCCGAAAATCCACATCCTCCGGAGGCGGGGAAATATCGCCGACGCGCGCGTCATGTCGTCGCGAAATGCCTTCGCAGCCGACGGCCGCCGTCATCGCGATAAATGCCATTGCAATGACACTTGCAGACCTCTGCAAATCGCACGTTGAAACACGACGAGAAAGGAAAATACGGGACATGGGTGTCATCCTTGATCGATCGCGCAGCGCCAAGCCGCGCGGGCCGTCCAAACCGCCCCCCGGAATGCAGGGCTGTCCGCCCAGATTCAGTACCCCACCTGCGGACTTACCCGTATTCCAACGCGATGCAAGCACAAGGTCAAGTGAATGGACCACAGACATGCGAATTCACAGGCGGAATCAACTCACCGAAACCGGACATGTGAATTGTCAGAAGCGGCACGAACGCAATCAGCAGTGGTTCGCCGAGACCCG from Phycisphaerae bacterium encodes the following:
- a CDS encoding PfaD family polyunsaturated fatty acid/polyketide biosynthesis protein, producing the protein MRRLRRSVFAYDLPDGVGFAVDGRCVIGADAAAVGRSYPLRAYVPPIGPESLGDPTFRADYGLKYAYLAGAMANGIGSCEIVEAMSRAGMLGFFGSAGLPLERVSAAIDRLQKSLGEAPFGFNLIHSPNEPLLEAGVVELYLKRGVRLVDASAYLDLTLPLVRYRVHGIRREADGRIVCPNRVIGKVSRIEVARKMLSPPPEAILRQLVEQGAISAAQAELAKQVPVAQDLTIEADSGGHTDNRPALTLLPGMIALRDELQSIHGFSMPLRVGAAGGIATPASAAAAFSMGAAFVMTGSVNQACVEAGTSSIVREMLAHASQADVTMAPAADMFEMGVKVQVLKWGTMFPVRARKLYDVYREYESLEAVPAAVRSSIERDCLRCTFEEAWRSTREFFRTRDPSQIDRAEQDPKHKMALVFRSYLGQSSNWANAGDASRKVDFQIWCGPAMGAFNEWSKGTFLEKPENRKVAVVAMNLLVGACVLARANSLKQQSVALPAAAERFAPATMEEIEAILAY
- the ispH gene encoding 4-hydroxy-3-methylbut-2-enyl diphosphate reductase; its protein translation is MKILLANPRGFCAGVDRAIKIVDLALETFGPPVYVRREIVHNSHVVRDLRSRGAVFVDELTAVPPGSVAILSAHGVAPLVFDQARERNLRLIDATCPLVTKVHLEVHRFVKLGYHIVLIGHNGHDEVIGTIGEAPGHITLVENEAQAATVVLPPHDKLMVLTQTTLGVDDTKAVIEALRKRFAYLELPPTDDVCYATQNRQDAVKEMSARGMQLLLVVGSRNSSNAARLVEVGEARGVRGFLIDGADEIRPEWLDGVTCVAVTAGASTPEDVVQGVVDRLRKCGDGRVEYVTTAEETTVFQIPIDLRRAMEERAALKR
- a CDS encoding tetratricopeptide repeat protein, producing MSRIFLSRRVSTCDLQRSASVIAMAFIAMTAAVGCEGISRRHDARVGDISPPPEDVDFRTASSESANFPDLVEEMVQKRSDYINHLIQMERAYLNVGDINRANWARRQRELTERIEVYPYLTEQTPMQQNVQVQVIPRDSIPEADALFEQGFKLYDKFVGVPFVGFAYLNKPEPRQAVDIFKRVIAEYPTSDKVDDAAYYIGNIYKEFLRHDDPDNELALRYLKWAWTLDPRTPHPARFDAAVIYDFRLHDRDKAIELYHEVLSLEEAGNNSNQRFSATRIAQLSDDDGSHLRPREPRVASGGSSGATNTAASPVAPKSPGEGSPPDTSREPGPGGGRMSGGGE